The genomic stretch GATGACCGTCTAGTAGGACTGTGGTTATGGGATCAGGCATGGAAGATAGGGAGCTTTGAGGGCCTTCCTTCAACATGGTTTGCAAGCATGCTCAGAGAACCTTGGTTTCGGTGTACTCCTTTGGGCAAGAGAGTTTACTTGAGCTGCGAACAGGCTAATAAGGACTATGATAAATTTGAGAAAGCTGAGCTCTATATGGATGCTTATGATAACGCTCTAGTTGCCCTTAAGGATTGCTTTGAGTCTACGAAAGAGTGTGTAAGGCAAGGGAAGATACTCCCCAAATACGCTCCACAAAAAAAGTCAGAAGAGCCAATGTAGGAAAGAATTCATGGGGCTGTACCAGATAACTAGCCCATATGTCTTCTAACCCACTGTTTCAGTTGTTTAAACTGGCTTCGCGGATTGCTGTTATTAAAACGCCACTCGCATTCCTTTAAAAACAGAGAAAAATGCTTGGTTGGAATGCCGTTGAATTTCCTCATATGGCGTTTGGCCTGGTTCCAAAAATTCTCGATTCCATTGATGTGGTTGTGGCTATCTGCAAACAGCTTCGAGTGGTTGATTCGGAAGTGTTTGAACGCTGACACATCAAGGACATTGTAGCCATACCAGCAGTCCGAGTAAACCACACTGTCTGGCTGGATTCTTTCCTGAATAATGGGAAGCAAGGTTTTACCTTTCGCATCAGGAATCACCTGTGTATAGACCTTCCCGCCCCTTTTAAGGATTCCAAAAACAGGAACCTTACCAGCCGCCCCACGTCCTCTTTTGCCCTTTCGCTTGCCACCGAAGTAGCTCTCATCGACCTCAAATTCGCCAAAATCCATCCCTTCACAGGACTCTTCTACCGCTATGATTTCCCGGAGCCGGTGAAAGTAATAGGCGGCTGTTTTGACGTTCACACCAACCAGATCGGCAGCGCAACGAGCTGTCGTGCCAGCCACAAAATGTTCGATTAAACGAAGCTGCTTGTCCTTGCTCAAACGACTTTTTCGCATTGCCATACCGATAACCCAAAGGAGTTATCTGGTACAGCCCCGAATTCATTTGCATCAATTTGCATCCCGCCTGCTGGGGATAGGGTAGTGTCCCACGACGTGGTGTAATTGGGGGTAAAGCCTCAAGGTCTTGAAAGAGGCCGCCGTTCGTTCCATAGGGTTTTGTAGCTAAAACAAGCCCGAAGGAGGAACGAACGGCATGCCTGAGAAGAGAATGACAGGTCGGGACGGGTTCGACAAGATTTTCGTCGAGTCCCACGGCGACTGGCTGCGTGAGATGGTCACGGCGATCGTGCACGAAGTGATGGAGGCTGAGGTGAGCGCAATAGCTGGAGCCGGCTACGGCGAACGAAAGGCGGAGCGGAACACGCACCGCAATGGCTACCGGGAGCGTCAGTGGACGACCCGAGTCGGCGACATTGATCTGCACATCCCGAAGCTCCGCGAGGGGTCGTATTTTCCGACGTTCCTGGAACCCCGCAGGCGCTCCGAGAAGGCCCTGATCGGCGTTATCAAGGAAGCCTACGTCCAAGGCGTGTCCACGCGCCGTGTGGAACGATTGTGCCAGCAGATGGGCATCGAGCGGATGGACAAGAATTTCGTTTCGCGCATGGTCCAGGACATCGAGGCTGAGGTTTTGGCGTTCAAGTCCCGCCCCCTGGAGGGCGAGTTCCCGTATGTGTTTGTGGATGCACGCTACGAGAAGGTCCGCCGGGAAGGCCGCGTGACAAGCATGGCGGTGCTGGTGGCCGTTGGCGTACGCATGGACGGCCACCGTGAGGTGCTTGGAGTGGAGCCCACGATGGGAGAACGCTATCTCCTGTGGCGGGATTTCCTGCAGGATCTGACCAGCCGTGGGTTGCAGGGCGTCCGACTGATAGTCAGTGATGCCCATGAAGGTTTGAAGCGGGCCATCACCGAAGTTTTTTCCGGAACAAGCTGGCAGCGTTGCCGCGTTCACTTCATGCGCTCCATGCTGGCTCATGTTTCCAAGCGCTATCAGCCAATGGTGTCCGCGTTGCTCAAGACCATTTTCGCCCAGCCCACCCTGGAAGAGGCCCGTAGGGAACTGCGCAATGTGGTCGATGCGCTTGAGCCTAAATTTCCAGACGTGGCAAAGCTCGTGGAGGAGGCTGAGGACGAGGTGCTGACCTACATGGCGTTTCCACCAGAGCATTGGCGCAAACTGTACTCCACGAATATGCTGGAGCGCCTCATGCGGACAATCAAGGCCCGCACCCGAGTGGTCAGCATCTTCCCTGACGAGAGGTCGCTGGAGCGCCTGGTTGGCGCCGTACTGATCGAAGAGAACGAGGAGTGGATGGAGGCCCGGCGCTATATCAGCGAAGCCTCAATGGCCAAACTCAACGCCGCCCGGCCCCAGCTCCCCCCGCGGGGGGAGCTGGGCCTGGAAGAGGCCGCGTAGGGGATCGAAAGGAAGGTAGTAACCCTGGGAGCTAAGACGGAATTACACCACTTGACGGGACACAACTGGGGATAGTGCTGGGGAAACTCAGGAAACGAAAAATGCCGATCATTGCTGATCGGCATTTTTGTTAACAATGGCGGAAGCGTACAGGGGTCGAACCTGCCTACGACATCACTGCCGTACATTGGTTTTGAAGACCAAGCGCCACACCGGTGACGAAACGCTTCCATTGGTGATGTGTGTTGGCTGTGGTCAGCTTTCACACATGGCCTCGGGAGTTTTTTCCCGAGTTCGATTGGAGAAGTACCAGTTTTCATAAGGGTAAACAAGCTCGATTCTATTCCTTTCGGTTTAACCCCAATAAAGTCTGCGTGAATATCCACATTTAATGGCACGTGCCATTTCTTTTTGTTATACGGATTGGAAACTGTGGGTGCTCAATCACATATCTAACAATGAGGAATTATCATGCGGAAAATGGCAGCACTTCGTTTCTCGGTTGTAATCGCGGGTCTGATTGTAATGGGTACTGTGGTGGGTGGATTTGCTTCTGATATCGGGCCCACCATTCAGCAGACGTGCACTAAATGTCATTCCCCAAAGCGGATTTGCCTGAATCTTGGAGTGAAGTCTGAATCGGCATGGAACTCAACCATCAACAAAATGGTGGGCAAGGGGGCCAAGTTGCCCAAAGACAGAATTAATGAAGCGGCGTCCTTTTTATCGACACTTGAGCCTGGAGCGCCGTTACTTTGCAACTGATCCGGATCATAGTGGCTTTGGCGTGATCTCTTGTGTCACTTCCGATTAGTTATTATGGTGTGTGCACACTATAATCAAAGGAATGACCATGGGAAAAACATATGTGACAGCGACAGTTATCGCCAAGGATGGTGCCGAGCAGGAGTTGGAAGCCATACTGGTGAAGTTGGTGGAAGAGGTTCGGAAGGAAGAGGGATGTATCAGGTATGATCTGCACCGATCAGACTATGGCAATGTCTTCCTCTTTTATGAAATATGGCAGAGCCCGGCTCATCTGGCAGCCCATGGCAAGACGCCGCATATGGCGGCCATGGCCGAGGCGACCAAAGATCTGGTTGCCGGACCAGCCGAGGTGAATACCTGGGAAGAGATCGATGTTTCGAGCTCATAAAAGGTTGCATGGTGTCACACCCGAGGGCGATACCTAGTGAGCTTGAAGTTGTTTGCTCCACCTGCAAGGTAGGGTAAGTGCATAAAAAAGGCCGGGTTTTCAGAAGGAAAACCCGGCCTTTGCATTGATATAGTGCTGACTACCAGAGTTGGTAGCTGAGACCAGCGGAAAGGGTTGTATCAGAAACAGAATTATCATCACACCCGACCGCAAATCCCAGGCTGGTCGAGGCGGACAAACGGTCCGTGATGCTCCAGGCCGCACCGACGCCGACATCAGCCCAGTCCTGATCGATGGGCGCGCCGGGGTAGGCAAAGGCGCCGATTCCCGTGGCGCTGCCGCTCATGCCGGTGGAGGAGTCTTCAAGGCGATGGTTCCAGGCACCCCATACCCATGTGTCGAGCTTGTCGATCAAGGCGACATCCGCACGCAGACCCGTGCGAATCAGGTTGGAGTATTCCTCACGGCTATCAAATTTGGCTGGGAACGGGCCACCGGACTCAGTGTAAGCGTCGACACGCGTGGTTTGCCAGGTGTACTCGATAAAGGGGGTAAGGGAGAGAGTCTCGGATATATTGCCGGTCCACTGCACTTGCCCGGAAAGACTGAATACTTCGGCCTCGGTGGACCCCGAGGAGGTGGCGTAGCCTGCGCCATTCATGTAGCCGCGCGTAAGGTCCAAATCAACAGATTGCCAGAGTGAGGATACGCGAAATTCGAAACGGGTCCCTTCGGGGCTATAGGTCACGAAAGCGCCGGGACCGAGTGCGGAAATATCCTGACTTCCATTAT from Pseudodesulfovibrio profundus encodes the following:
- a CDS encoding IS1595 family transposase; amino-acid sequence: MRKSRLSKDKQLRLIEHFVAGTTARCAADLVGVNVKTAAYYFHRLREIIAVEESCEGMDFGEFEVDESYFGGKRKGKRGRGAAGKVPVFGILKRGGKVYTQVIPDAKGKTLLPIIQERIQPDSVVYSDCWYGYNVLDVSAFKHFRINHSKLFADSHNHINGIENFWNQAKRHMRKFNGIPTKHFSLFLKECEWRFNNSNPRSQFKQLKQWVRRHMG
- a CDS encoding IS256 family transposase; translation: MTGRDGFDKIFVESHGDWLREMVTAIVHEVMEAEVSAIAGAGYGERKAERNTHRNGYRERQWTTRVGDIDLHIPKLREGSYFPTFLEPRRRSEKALIGVIKEAYVQGVSTRRVERLCQQMGIERMDKNFVSRMVQDIEAEVLAFKSRPLEGEFPYVFVDARYEKVRREGRVTSMAVLVAVGVRMDGHREVLGVEPTMGERYLLWRDFLQDLTSRGLQGVRLIVSDAHEGLKRAITEVFSGTSWQRCRVHFMRSMLAHVSKRYQPMVSALLKTIFAQPTLEEARRELRNVVDALEPKFPDVAKLVEEAEDEVLTYMAFPPEHWRKLYSTNMLERLMRTIKARTRVVSIFPDERSLERLVGAVLIEENEEWMEARRYISEASMAKLNAARPQLPPRGELGLEEAA
- a CDS encoding putative quinol monooxygenase gives rise to the protein MGKTYVTATVIAKDGAEQELEAILVKLVEEVRKEEGCIRYDLHRSDYGNVFLFYEIWQSPAHLAAHGKTPHMAAMAEATKDLVAGPAEVNTWEEIDVSSS